Proteins encoded together in one Thalassotalea crassostreae window:
- the mrdA gene encoding penicillin-binding protein 2: protein MSKRVSIRNHSAEANLFARRTFITFVGVIVMLLILINNAYELEVTSYEKYTTRSNENRIKLLPVAPNRGLIYDRNGVLLAENKPVYSLSIIPEEVSDMDETLANLRALISISDEQISRFKKALRGKRRFKKVELISRLTEEQVAKISVTSHLHPGAVIDARLKRYYPFGDLTTHSLGYVAKINRRDLTLLEEQGKTDDYKATRDIGKLGLEKYYEDKLHGVMGHQEVEVNNQGRILRTLSFTPPISGSDIRLSLDIELQMIAKRALSGKRGAVVAIDPRDGGVLAFYSNPSYDGNLFVHGISSKNYKKLQNKDRPLINRATKGTYPPASTIKPFLGLAGLDNNVITPESKIWDPGWFMLKKGKRKYRDHLKWGHGWVSLEEAVMRSCNTFFYDLAYKLGIDKISDTMAQFGFGESTGIDIYEESEAILPSRGWKRARYNQPWYHGDTVNIGIGQGYWTVTPLQLAQATSILVNKGQVIEPHFLAGIREPAALTAQLNDELDINQQTSEEVVLLNDLDQGFTPFELNEKPPFVLENNENWQLILESMHKTVSKPSGTGYRAFLGTDYDAAGKSGTGEVVGRAQDVEYDATKISESNRDNAMFIAFAPFNKPEIVVAIAIENVAVGGGGSNAGPVARQIMDQYFANRELVSKK, encoded by the coding sequence ATGAGTAAACGCGTTTCCATCAGAAATCATAGCGCCGAGGCCAATTTATTTGCCCGTCGAACGTTTATCACCTTTGTCGGTGTAATTGTTATGCTGTTGATTTTAATAAACAATGCGTACGAACTCGAAGTTACTTCTTACGAAAAATATACCACTCGCTCTAATGAAAACCGCATCAAATTATTGCCGGTAGCACCAAACCGCGGCCTTATATACGATCGCAACGGTGTTTTACTTGCTGAAAACAAACCTGTCTACTCTTTATCTATTATCCCCGAAGAAGTGTCTGACATGGATGAAACGCTTGCCAACTTAAGAGCGCTCATTTCAATCAGCGATGAACAAATTAGCCGTTTCAAAAAAGCTTTACGCGGTAAACGTCGTTTCAAAAAAGTGGAATTAATTTCTCGCTTGACCGAAGAACAGGTAGCTAAAATATCGGTTACTAGCCACTTACACCCAGGCGCAGTAATTGACGCACGACTAAAACGCTATTATCCCTTTGGCGATCTCACAACTCATTCATTAGGCTATGTCGCTAAAATCAATCGCCGAGACCTTACTTTGCTTGAAGAACAAGGCAAAACCGATGACTACAAAGCGACACGTGATATCGGTAAGTTAGGTTTAGAGAAATACTACGAAGACAAGCTTCATGGCGTTATGGGTCACCAAGAAGTTGAAGTGAATAATCAAGGTCGAATTTTAAGAACTCTGAGTTTCACACCACCGATTTCAGGCAGTGATATTCGTTTAAGTTTAGATATCGAACTGCAAATGATTGCCAAACGGGCCTTGTCCGGAAAACGTGGTGCGGTAGTCGCTATTGATCCTAGAGATGGCGGTGTATTGGCGTTTTATTCAAATCCAAGTTATGACGGCAATTTATTTGTTCACGGTATATCCTCTAAAAATTATAAGAAGCTACAGAACAAAGATAGACCTTTGATTAACCGTGCAACCAAAGGTACTTACCCTCCAGCAAGTACCATAAAACCATTTTTAGGCTTGGCCGGATTAGACAATAATGTCATCACCCCGGAGTCAAAGATTTGGGATCCAGGTTGGTTTATGCTGAAAAAAGGTAAGCGTAAATATCGAGATCACTTAAAGTGGGGCCACGGTTGGGTTTCTTTAGAAGAAGCTGTCATGCGCTCATGTAACACCTTTTTCTACGACTTAGCGTATAAACTCGGTATCGATAAAATATCTGACACAATGGCACAATTTGGATTTGGCGAATCAACAGGCATTGATATCTATGAAGAAAGTGAAGCCATTTTACCAAGTCGCGGCTGGAAACGTGCGCGTTATAACCAACCCTGGTATCACGGCGATACGGTTAATATCGGTATCGGCCAAGGATATTGGACAGTAACGCCGTTGCAATTAGCACAAGCAACGTCAATATTAGTCAACAAAGGTCAGGTTATCGAACCACACTTTCTTGCGGGCATTCGCGAGCCTGCAGCACTTACCGCGCAATTAAATGATGAGCTAGATATCAATCAGCAGACTAGCGAAGAAGTGGTATTATTGAATGACTTAGACCAAGGTTTTACGCCATTTGAGCTTAATGAGAAACCGCCTTTTGTATTAGAAAATAACGAAAATTGGCAGCTTATTCTTGAGTCTATGCATAAAACGGTTAGTAAGCCTTCAGGCACAGGCTATCGAGCATTTTTAGGTACAGATTACGATGCTGCCGGTAAGTCAGGAACAGGTGAAGTTGTTGGCCGTGCACAAGATGTTGAATACGATGCAACTAAAATTAGTGAAAGCAATCGTGATAATGCAATGTTTATCGCCTTTGCCCCTTTTAACAAACCTGAAATCGTAGTGGCCATCGCCATCGAAAACGTAGCCGTTGGTGGTGGTGGTTCAAATGCCGGTCCTGTAGCAAGACAAATCATGGATCAATATTTTGCCAATAGAGAACTGGTGTCGAAGAAGTAG